The Hypnocyclicus thermotrophus genomic sequence CCTTTTTCTGCAAATAACTTTGTATTTACTGAAAGATTGTACGAAATCCCAGCTAATCCTAAAAAAATAAATAAGAACCCTATAAATAACTTTGTACTAATTTTCATATCATACCTCCTAAATAATATAGCACTCTATATCTATTATATTCTATTTTATCTGCTATTTCAAATTATATATTTTTTTTTATCAAATATTAATTTTTTGTAAATAAAAAAGAGTAAAACTCTTAATTAAGTTTTTACTCTTTTTTATTTAAGATTATTACTTATAAGTATATCAATAAGTTCCGAATATGCTATACCTTCTTTATTCCAAAGTTTTGGATACATGCTTATTTTTGTAAAGCCTGGTAAAGTATTTATTTCATTAACATAAATATCCCCATTTTTACATAAAAAACTATCTATTCTAGCTATATCTTTGCATTCAAGGATTTTAAAAACTTCTTTTGCTATCTCTTGCACTTTATTTACTATTTTTTTTTCTAATTTTGCTGGTATTTCTAAATTTGCACCATTTTCATCTATATATTTAGCTTCATAAGAATAAAATTCATGTTTATCTAAATTTGGAACAATTTCTCCTATTCCACTGGCTAACACTTCTCCATTTTTTTCTAAGATAGCACATTCTATTTCTCTACCTTTTATAAATTCTTCTATAATTATTTTATTATCATATTTAAATGCTTTTTCTATAGATTCCTCTAATTCTTTTTTGTTTTTTGCCTTACTTATTCCTACGGATGAACCCATATTTGCTGGTTTTACAAACATTGGGTATCCTAGCGTCTCTTCCAATTTATTATAGTCAATAAGTTCATATTTTCGTATTGTTATATATTTTGAGGTTTTTATTCCTGCATTTACTAATAATCTTTTCATTATCTCTTTATCCATACCTACAGCAGATCCTAATATCCCTGCTCCTATAAAAGGTATATTTAAAATTCTTAGCATTCCTTGAAGTGCTCCATCTTCTCCTATTGTTCCATGAATTATCGAAAAAACTATATCTATATTTATCTCTTTATAAGTTCTTAAATCTATTAATTTACTATTTTTACCTTTTAAAGAAAATCCTAATTCTATTCCTGTATTTTTTAATTTTATATTTTTAGGATTATTCTCATTTTCTAAAAAATTTTTATTAAATAAAAACCAATTCCCTTTTTTATCTACACCTATAAGTTTTACATCATATTTATTTTTATCTATCGCATCATAAATATTTTTTGCTGATTGAAGTGAAACTTCATGCTCTTGTGATTCCCCACCAAAA encodes the following:
- a CDS encoding D-alanine--D-alanine ligase family protein; translation: MSKISLGLIFGGESQEHEVSLQSAKNIYDAIDKNKYDVKLIGVDKKGNWFLFNKNFLENENNPKNIKLKNTGIELGFSLKGKNSKLIDLRTYKEINIDIVFSIIHGTIGEDGALQGMLRILNIPFIGAGILGSAVGMDKEIMKRLLVNAGIKTSKYITIRKYELIDYNKLEETLGYPMFVKPANMGSSVGISKAKNKKELEESIEKAFKYDNKIIIEEFIKGREIECAILEKNGEVLASGIGEIVPNLDKHEFYSYEAKYIDENGANLEIPAKLEKKIVNKVQEIAKEVFKILECKDIARIDSFLCKNGDIYVNEINTLPGFTKISMYPKLWNKEGIAYSELIDILISNNLK